A genome region from Candidatus Abyssobacteria bacterium SURF_5 includes the following:
- a CDS encoding HDOD domain-containing protein, protein MNRKDEIISRISTIKAMPPAAVEVARLLQSPETNIKEIVKAIEFDPGMAANILRMANSAYYGCSDRISSIRDAIVRLGTNRIFQMIVSWAFSPMAQQEIPGYGLPAGQLWEHAIAVAVGGEELAADLNLKTPAHMFTAGLLHDIGKVVLGSFIQIDIDLIQKVVSEEKVSFEVAEQEILGIDHAETGAALLETWNLPPSVVEVCRWHHQPEWHSGEMLAVDLVHVADTMCLMGGIGAGIDAAYYNTSAEVSERLKLSALATEEIISQILKKLHEVRELFSDNGSTKKRH, encoded by the coding sequence GTGAATCGAAAGGATGAAATCATATCCAGAATTTCAACCATAAAAGCGATGCCCCCGGCGGCAGTCGAAGTGGCGCGGCTGCTCCAGAGCCCGGAAACGAACATAAAGGAAATCGTCAAGGCGATTGAATTCGATCCCGGAATGGCGGCTAACATATTGCGCATGGCCAACTCAGCCTACTACGGCTGTTCCGATCGAATATCCTCGATCCGAGACGCAATAGTCCGGCTGGGGACTAACCGCATCTTTCAAATGATTGTCTCATGGGCTTTCTCTCCCATGGCACAGCAAGAGATTCCGGGTTACGGCCTGCCGGCGGGGCAACTGTGGGAGCATGCGATTGCTGTCGCCGTTGGAGGTGAGGAGTTGGCAGCCGATCTGAATTTGAAGACGCCGGCGCACATGTTCACTGCAGGTCTTTTGCACGACATTGGGAAGGTTGTATTGGGCAGCTTCATCCAAATTGACATTGACTTGATTCAGAAGGTGGTTTCAGAGGAGAAGGTATCTTTCGAAGTGGCCGAACAGGAAATTCTGGGCATAGACCATGCCGAAACCGGCGCGGCGCTGCTGGAGACGTGGAATTTGCCGCCGTCCGTTGTCGAGGTTTGCCGGTGGCATCATCAACCGGAATGGCATTCAGGTGAAATGCTCGCAGTCGACCTGGTTCATGTCGCGGACACAATGTGCCTTATGGGCGGAATAGGAGCGGGCATCGATGCGGCTTATTATAACACCTCCGCCGAAGTCAGCGAGAGATTGAAGCTGTCCGCTCTCGCGACCGAAGAAATTATCTCTCAGATTCTGAAGAAACTCCACGAGGTGCGCGAGTTATTTTCAGATAACGGGAGCACCAAGAAGAGGCACTGA